The Candidatus Zixiibacteriota bacterium genome window below encodes:
- a CDS encoding tetratricopeptide repeat protein: PPVAIEEIRQDEEYWQYYLDGLKSFGEGDYEQAIEMWERVLEKYPGSEDTRENLRQARSRLENQNE; the protein is encoded by the coding sequence CCACCGGTCGCCATTGAAGAAATCCGTCAGGATGAAGAATACTGGCAGTATTATCTCGACGGTCTCAAGAGTTTTGGCGAAGGCGATTATGAGCAGGCGATAGAGATGTGGGAGAGAGTGCTCGAGAAATATCCCGGCTCTGAGGACACCAGAGAAAACCTTCGACAAGCTCGTTCCCGCTTGGAAAATCAAAATGAGTGA
- a CDS encoding SpoIIE family protein phosphatase has product MVLKQKKKEYLKEFEASEETLSDIREFVLRALSYTRFSQRELTAVLLVIEEACTNVIRHAYLYGPGTIKLQVVLERRKVKFDIIDTGRKFDFDTAGTPDLERYVQTSRKGGLGLYLIRKIMDNVEYYSSGGENCLHLEKTLPSKNRLIDFSWLSDISIRKKFAIWLTTILTVLVLIIYFYFDNRTTGTLNNNFMVKMKEVATTLASQAGENIVNDVADAEFYLLARNFRREHTDVRYVIITGQDGTILANSEDITSVYSDYNLPDGVNANIYDRGQKLDREEAELYHFIQPVFKKQPELAKVHIGFSSRNLQDEIWEARRGIFLITLASYAVGLLAVILLSNYFVKPIQKLTDGVKKIGSGNLDMKLPVEGADEFSEIALAFNEMTSKIKQAQKKFLEQETMQKELQVAQEIQHTLLPKHFPDIEGYDISTIYKAAKDVGGDYFDFFWVDEKTLGIAVADVSGKGVPGSLVMTMIRTAIRLESRGNRSAVDILTRVNHFVSDDVKKGMFVTIFLVVLDSVNRRISFASAGHNPMVLYRHEDDKTYFLNPRGIPLGISLPEDVDFATSLEAESIRLKKDDILIIYTDGITEAMDRRREQFGMERFLRFIKTYYFLTPEEFTDKLKEELLEFTHGAAQNDDITLVAIKEKVMADDYLLERRKKLLSLVADHGMTVKDACMEMKVSTSTYYKYKKRYEVYGEAGLKNKIPRSDDAPRQISYEERSTLLRIIRKYPEYGTKRLKDELESGDYGDINVDERMLYDELVRLRLNTRKQRLEYAARTGDGLSDEQKEILNKEAEKYQAKLEREKQEYIEKLAAEKEAAQANGAGKVEALFDSLADAGLPEDEISDMMEMFSDLKDNVDQGVMMTLVEKMKKRVNQIELDLSDNRVLDQSRFKDQDLMGWKKVANEGIDLNLLDNDEETDSFNFEELSKKLEKDDDEKS; this is encoded by the coding sequence ATGGTGCTGAAGCAAAAGAAAAAAGAATATCTGAAAGAATTCGAGGCGAGTGAAGAAACTCTCTCCGATATACGTGAATTCGTGTTGCGGGCCCTAAGCTACACCCGTTTCAGTCAGCGCGAATTGACAGCGGTGCTTCTGGTGATCGAGGAAGCCTGCACCAACGTCATCCGGCACGCGTACCTCTACGGCCCCGGAACGATCAAACTGCAGGTAGTGCTCGAACGACGCAAAGTCAAATTTGATATTATCGATACGGGCCGTAAATTCGATTTCGATACAGCCGGCACTCCTGATCTCGAACGCTACGTCCAGACCAGCCGTAAGGGCGGTCTCGGCCTGTACCTGATTCGTAAAATAATGGATAATGTCGAGTACTATTCATCGGGTGGAGAAAACTGCCTGCATCTCGAAAAAACTCTACCTTCGAAAAACCGATTGATCGATTTCTCATGGCTGTCGGATATTTCGATCCGCAAGAAATTCGCTATCTGGTTGACGACTATCCTGACTGTACTGGTACTTATAATATATTTCTATTTTGACAACCGCACCACCGGCACGCTCAACAACAACTTCATGGTGAAGATGAAGGAAGTTGCTACAACTCTTGCATCTCAGGCTGGCGAGAATATCGTCAACGATGTGGCTGATGCTGAGTTTTACCTGCTGGCCCGAAACTTCCGGCGCGAGCATACCGATGTGCGCTATGTCATTATTACCGGACAGGACGGTACCATCTTGGCCAACAGCGAGGATATCACCAGCGTCTACAGCGATTACAATCTGCCTGATGGAGTCAATGCTAATATATATGACAGGGGGCAGAAGCTCGATCGGGAAGAAGCGGAATTGTACCATTTCATTCAGCCGGTGTTCAAAAAACAACCCGAGCTCGCAAAAGTGCATATCGGTTTCAGTTCCAGGAATCTGCAGGATGAGATCTGGGAAGCGAGGCGAGGAATATTTCTGATTACACTTGCCAGTTACGCGGTCGGTCTGCTGGCTGTTATACTCCTTTCGAACTACTTCGTCAAACCGATTCAGAAACTGACAGATGGCGTCAAGAAGATAGGATCGGGCAATCTGGACATGAAGCTTCCGGTCGAGGGAGCCGACGAGTTCTCGGAAATCGCGCTGGCATTCAACGAGATGACTTCCAAGATCAAACAGGCCCAGAAAAAATTTCTGGAGCAGGAGACGATGCAGAAAGAGCTCCAGGTAGCTCAGGAAATCCAGCATACCCTTTTGCCCAAGCATTTCCCGGATATCGAAGGTTACGATATTTCCACCATCTACAAAGCCGCCAAAGATGTCGGCGGTGACTACTTCGACTTCTTCTGGGTCGACGAAAAGACACTCGGTATCGCAGTTGCCGATGTTTCCGGCAAGGGAGTACCCGGGTCACTTGTGATGACGATGATACGAACCGCGATCCGTCTGGAATCGCGTGGCAACCGCTCGGCAGTCGATATTCTCACCCGGGTCAATCATTTCGTTTCCGACGATGTCAAAAAGGGTATGTTCGTCACGATCTTTTTGGTGGTACTGGATTCGGTCAATCGCCGGATTTCATTCGCATCGGCAGGCCACAACCCGATGGTGCTCTACCGCCATGAGGATGACAAGACTTATTTTCTTAATCCACGGGGTATTCCACTGGGTATCAGCCTGCCGGAAGATGTCGATTTTGCAACCAGCCTCGAGGCGGAGTCAATCCGGCTCAAAAAAGATGATATTCTGATTATTTATACCGACGGTATCACCGAGGCTATGGATCGTCGCCGTGAACAGTTCGGCATGGAACGTTTTTTGAGATTCATAAAGACTTATTATTTCCTGACACCGGAGGAGTTCACCGATAAACTCAAGGAAGAACTCCTCGAGTTCACTCATGGCGCCGCCCAGAATGATGATATCACGCTGGTCGCGATCAAGGAAAAGGTCATGGCCGATGACTACCTGCTCGAACGCAGAAAGAAACTGCTTTCGCTGGTGGCAGACCACGGTATGACGGTCAAGGATGCCTGCATGGAGATGAAAGTTTCCACTTCGACATACTACAAATATAAAAAGCGTTATGAGGTCTACGGTGAAGCCGGCCTGAAGAATAAGATTCCCAGAAGCGACGATGCTCCCCGGCAGATATCTTATGAAGAACGTTCGACCCTGCTCAGGATCATACGTAAGTATCCTGAATACGGCACCAAGCGTTTGAAAGATGAACTGGAGTCGGGGGATTATGGCGATATCAATGTAGATGAGCGCATGCTTTACGACGAACTTGTGCGCCTGCGCCTTAACACGCGTAAACAAAGGCTCGAGTACGCCGCCCGTACCGGTGATGGTTTGAGCGATGAGCAAAAGGAAATCCTCAACAAGGAAGCTGAAAAGTATCAGGCCAAGCTGGAACGGGAAAAGCAGGAATATATCGAAAAACTGGCGGCTGAAAAAGAGGCCGCGCAGGCCAATGGTGCCGGCAAGGTCGAAGCTCTGTTCGACAGCCTGGCAGATGCCGGTCTGCCGGAAGATGAAATTTCCGATATGATGGAGATGTTCTCCGACCTGAAAGACAATGTCGACCAGGGAGTGATGATGACCCTGGTTGAAAAGATGAAAAAACGGGTCAACCAGATCGAACTCGATCTTTCCGACAACCGTGTTTTGGATCAATCACGTTTTAAGGATCAGGACTTGATGGGCTGGAAGAAAGTTGCGAATGAGGGGATCGATTTGAATTTGCTTGACAACGACGAAGAAACGGATAGCTTCAATTTTGAAGAGCTGTCCAAAAAGCTCGAAAAAGACGACGACGAGAAATCATGA
- a CDS encoding AAA family ATPase: MIKIAVMTSKGGTGKTTTAINMGHCLALSGKKVLLIDCDSQANITMAFDESPKKGLSELLLTGEVDIVKARTNLYLIDSGGKRLVESEMIISRQDDREERMKNVFSRLIGSDYVICDCPPTINLININALNYCDYVIIPVSMDFFACEGAKKTLSLIEEIENKIGHKVNVMGILATFFDKRTRISDRIYNQLIEEFGEKVFVTRIRINTQIKEAQENFKTIFEYAPYSHGALDYFLLTKEIANGHRKVADDSGEKNG; encoded by the coding sequence ATGATCAAAATCGCAGTAATGACCTCCAAGGGAGGGACTGGTAAGACCACCACCGCCATCAACATGGGGCATTGCCTGGCGTTATCCGGCAAAAAAGTATTGTTGATAGATTGCGACAGCCAGGCTAATATCACCATGGCGTTCGATGAAAGCCCCAAAAAAGGCTTGTCTGAACTCCTGCTGACCGGCGAGGTCGACATTGTTAAGGCACGCACAAACCTGTATCTGATCGATTCGGGCGGGAAAAGGCTGGTCGAATCCGAGATGATTATAAGCAGGCAGGATGACCGCGAGGAGCGTATGAAGAATGTGTTTTCACGGCTGATCGGATCTGATTATGTGATTTGCGACTGCCCGCCGACTATCAATTTGATCAATATTAATGCCCTGAACTACTGCGATTATGTCATAATCCCGGTCTCGATGGATTTTTTTGCTTGTGAAGGAGCCAAAAAGACCCTTTCTTTGATAGAAGAGATCGAAAACAAAATCGGTCACAAGGTAAATGTGATGGGAATCCTGGCCACTTTCTTCGACAAGCGCACCAGGATCTCGGATCGTATTTACAACCAGTTGATCGAGGAGTTCGGCGAGAAGGTGTTTGTTACGCGTATTCGTATTAACACGCAGATCAAAGAAGCTCAGGAAAACTTCAAGACGATCTTTGAATATGCGCCATATTCGCACGGGGCTCTCGATTATTTTCTGTTAACAAAGGAAATCGCCAACGGACACAGGAAGGTCGCAGATGACTCAGGAGAAAAAAATGGATGA
- a CDS encoding anti-sigma factor antagonist (This anti-anti-sigma factor, or anti-sigma factor antagonist, belongs to a family that includes characterized members SpoIIAA, RsbV, RsfA, and RsfB.), protein MTQEKKMDEIKISLDATGNKGEISVVRVDGVIDTMTASELERVMNRLTDQEKYNIIIDLGGVDYISSAGWGIFISNIRDIRQHQGDLKLAGMVPNVYEIYELLEFDTILKAFENVDRARTDFSQLGGVGEQVKPENDQTRPFTTEELNADDYDRTEPDIRPPARKEPEVAEEEPEKEKVVDIDADERRVLKLASDDPFLSTWGMKKILNTEPGNHPKLGWFKIRRILKKHDILSKRKRFQFARKR, encoded by the coding sequence ATGACTCAGGAGAAAAAAATGGATGAGATCAAGATCTCGCTCGACGCAACCGGCAACAAGGGAGAAATCTCTGTAGTTCGGGTGGACGGCGTGATCGATACAATGACAGCCAGTGAACTCGAACGGGTGATGAACCGTCTGACTGACCAGGAGAAATACAATATCATCATTGACCTGGGCGGAGTGGACTATATCTCTTCGGCCGGCTGGGGTATCTTCATCTCAAATATCCGCGACATCCGCCAGCACCAGGGTGATCTCAAACTGGCCGGTATGGTTCCCAATGTCTATGAAATCTATGAGCTGTTGGAATTCGACACGATTTTGAAAGCATTCGAGAATGTTGATCGGGCGCGCACAGATTTCTCACAACTGGGTGGAGTCGGCGAACAGGTTAAGCCTGAAAACGATCAAACCCGGCCTTTCACAACAGAAGAGCTGAATGCCGATGACTACGACCGTACCGAACCGGATATCCGTCCACCAGCCCGCAAAGAACCGGAGGTGGCCGAAGAAGAACCGGAAAAAGAAAAAGTCGTTGATATAGATGCGGATGAGAGACGAGTGCTGAAACTCGCTTCCGATGATCCGTTTTTGTCGACCTGGGGAATGAAGAAAATCCTCAACACCGAACCGGGCAATCATCCGAAACTGGGCTGGTTCAAAATCAGGCGAATTTTGAAAAAGCATGATATCCTGTCAAAGCGCAAGCGATTCCAGTTCGCCCGTAAGCGCTGA
- a CDS encoding diguanylate cyclase — protein sequence MPEIVAGTGVIIIVLSCICLFLIGLLAYLYLRLKRNQTPSQTTAEHLQLLYLKSQESLLKAITTGQPFKRCASDFANSLKDTFQIERMALYIRNRQRFVPIIWNGIDQPGINRLYFSANLEFIKKLAHEAKPLSFDNFEPSDNLGRLLHQKLHMRIVIPVATGSNLNGLLVVSESASYDINELAPYLLTLADVLSHASEISRKTSFQPPPPKPTHENNRKPGAELLYEVNNRMLKLYSEKPLMETFQDILRKYIRPSFMFVFMPVDHKNQMKVRYGSGPVPDQVRDFNLNRQEGVVNLLSRQHGIHRLNHVEEALGRDPLLQVFKETGVQLLTGLSLPGRRCAVMGLGEKRSRPGFYNRDDLNMLNALSQTLRMTLYNIYQFNRIEELSYTDHMTGLYNYRYFYKRLAEEIMRARRFNHDLALVIFDIDGFKEFNDKYGHQAGDNILKQLGRLVEDSVRTIDILSRYGGDEFCLVMPETGLEACEQFMERLRKKIENHPFRNRFNNQSLGIHISMGGALYPTHAERADRLIYCADMALMEAKQTGRNKISIYDSSLEKKNAK from the coding sequence TTGCCTGAGATCGTGGCCGGTACAGGCGTGATTATTATCGTCTTATCCTGTATCTGTCTGTTTTTGATCGGCCTGTTAGCTTACCTTTACCTGAGGCTCAAACGCAATCAAACACCTTCTCAAACTACTGCTGAACATCTCCAGCTACTCTACCTCAAATCACAGGAATCCCTGCTCAAAGCCATCACAACCGGCCAGCCGTTCAAACGCTGTGCTTCGGATTTCGCGAATTCTTTAAAAGACACATTTCAGATCGAGCGGATGGCGCTCTACATTCGCAACCGTCAGCGCTTCGTGCCGATTATCTGGAACGGGATCGATCAGCCCGGGATCAACCGTCTATATTTTTCAGCGAACCTCGAGTTTATCAAAAAGCTTGCGCATGAGGCCAAACCGCTCAGTTTCGATAATTTCGAGCCGAGCGACAACCTGGGACGCCTGCTTCACCAGAAACTGCATATGCGCATCGTTATACCGGTTGCCACCGGATCGAATTTGAACGGTCTTTTGGTCGTATCGGAGAGTGCCAGTTACGATATCAATGAACTGGCTCCTTATCTATTGACTTTGGCCGATGTGCTCTCGCATGCTTCCGAAATCTCTCGAAAAACAAGTTTTCAACCACCACCCCCCAAACCGACCCATGAGAACAACCGCAAGCCGGGCGCGGAGCTTCTTTACGAAGTCAATAACCGAATGCTCAAGCTGTACAGCGAAAAACCTCTTATGGAGACTTTTCAGGATATCCTGCGCAAATATATCAGGCCGTCATTTATGTTTGTCTTTATGCCGGTCGATCACAAGAATCAAATGAAGGTGCGTTACGGTTCGGGTCCTGTGCCGGACCAGGTCAGGGATTTCAATCTCAACCGCCAGGAGGGGGTGGTAAATCTGCTCTCCCGCCAGCACGGCATCCATCGCCTGAACCATGTCGAGGAAGCTCTGGGACGCGATCCCTTACTGCAGGTATTCAAGGAAACCGGTGTACAGCTTCTGACCGGTCTTTCGCTTCCCGGACGGCGTTGCGCGGTCATGGGACTGGGGGAGAAGCGCTCTCGTCCCGGTTTTTACAACCGCGATGACCTGAATATGCTCAACGCGCTCAGTCAGACTTTGCGGATGACCTTGTACAATATCTACCAGTTCAATCGTATCGAGGAACTATCATATACCGACCACATGACCGGCCTCTACAATTACAGGTACTTTTACAAGCGATTGGCGGAGGAGATAATGCGTGCCCGTCGTTTCAATCATGATCTCGCGCTGGTGATATTCGATATCGATGGTTTCAAGGAATTCAATGATAAATACGGTCACCAGGCTGGAGATAATATCCTCAAACAACTTGGCAGGCTGGTCGAAGACAGCGTGCGAACTATCGATATTCTGTCCCGCTACGGTGGCGATGAGTTCTGCCTGGTGATGCCGGAAACCGGCCTTGAGGCCTGCGAGCAGTTCATGGAGAGGCTTCGAAAAAAAATAGAGAACCATCCCTTCCGCAATCGTTTCAACAATCAATCTCTCGGGATTCATATCAGTATGGGGGGCGCGCTCTATCCTACACATGCCGAACGTGCCGACCGTTTGATCTATTGCGCTGACATGGCCCTTATGGAAGCCAAGCAGACCGGGCGCAACAAAATCAGCATCTACGATAGTTCGCTCGAAAAGAAAAACGCGAAATAG
- a CDS encoding DUF362 domain-containing protein, translated as MHMADYQQVIRKKNETILKLNLSWTKYFPACSSQPWQLEGILKTMADDGYDFDKLYPLENKTVVTDPHKGCKNNLWKPVLDQYGASFTALPEVDWTLFKFKNKLLRLNQIFPDGIEIPQMYIGKQIIHLPTIKTHGHSTTTGAIKNSFGGLLKEVRHYAHKYMHEVLVDLMIMQKELHPSIFAVMDGTVCGNGAGPRTMQPVVKDYILASADSVAIDSVAAHMMGFDPMSIPYLKMCHERELGCADIRDIEIVGEEVADVDFGFTVKRSFVIWGDQMLRKGPLRFLEKPALHSPLVGWAPFASNVYHDLFWYPTVGKSIISRYNKTKWGQLFQKYKQKVKA; from the coding sequence ATGCACATGGCTGATTATCAACAGGTAATCAGAAAGAAAAACGAAACGATCCTCAAGCTCAACCTGTCATGGACTAAGTATTTCCCGGCCTGTTCCAGCCAGCCCTGGCAACTCGAGGGGATTTTGAAAACTATGGCGGATGACGGCTATGATTTCGATAAACTCTATCCACTGGAAAATAAAACGGTCGTGACCGATCCACATAAAGGCTGTAAAAACAATCTCTGGAAGCCGGTGCTCGATCAATACGGCGCAAGCTTTACTGCGTTGCCGGAAGTCGACTGGACCCTGTTCAAGTTCAAAAACAAATTGCTGAGGCTGAACCAGATCTTCCCGGATGGTATCGAAATCCCGCAGATGTATATCGGCAAACAGATCATCCATTTACCTACAATCAAAACCCATGGTCACTCGACTACCACCGGCGCAATAAAGAATTCGTTCGGCGGTCTGTTGAAAGAAGTTCGTCATTACGCCCATAAATACATGCATGAGGTCCTGGTCGACCTGATGATCATGCAGAAGGAACTGCATCCGTCGATCTTCGCGGTGATGGATGGCACGGTCTGCGGCAACGGGGCCGGCCCGCGCACCATGCAACCTGTGGTCAAGGATTATATACTGGCCTCGGCCGACTCGGTCGCCATAGATTCCGTCGCGGCTCACATGATGGGATTCGATCCGATGAGCATCCCCTACCTGAAGATGTGTCATGAGCGCGAACTGGGCTGTGCCGACATCCGCGACATCGAGATAGTCGGTGAGGAGGTTGCCGATGTAGATTTCGGTTTTACAGTAAAGCGCAGTTTCGTTATCTGGGGCGACCAGATGCTCCGCAAGGGACCGTTACGCTTTCTGGAGAAACCTGCCCTGCATTCGCCTTTAGTCGGATGGGCGCCGTTTGCATCCAATGTGTACCACGATCTGTTCTGGTACCCGACAGTGGGCAAGTCGATAATATCCCGCTACAACAAGACCAAGTGGGGACAGTTATTCCAGAAATACAAACAAAAAGTCAAAGCCTGA